One genomic window of Acidobacteriota bacterium includes the following:
- a CDS encoding PQQ-binding-like beta-propeller repeat protein, giving the protein MSFLRALRRWFPAAVVLLVLARLLWVRLFAPWPGQEKFTQSVLALLLGGIALFLWMLLASGWRWWVRLGWVVALVAVSTLAFATLRVTGVTGDLVPIFDWRWERTVADDDSAVRAVDRNVDPQDFATVSFPQFLGPDRDATLAGPPLDANWQARPPKQVWRRTMGEGWSAFAVDRGLAVTQEQYGDEEHIVAYELANGEPVWSHGEAEKYESPVAGNGPRATPTIAGERVFAMGSTGRLTAVDFRTGDRLWSRHLYRETGAQLPDWGVAASPLAMEIAGEELVVVPVGTSPAGDGGLLMALDAATGETRWRGGEGRSGYASPVLVTLAGRPQILTFNVASATAHDPADGRVLWRVEWSKAQPNVAQPLVLPGDRVLLSSGYGIGAKLFRIVAGADGTLTPQLEWESPRLKAKFTTLVHHAGAVFGLDDGTLVSLDPATGERHWKRGRYGHGQTLLVGDLLVIVSEKGEVVLVAADPEEYRELARLAAVEGKTWNNPALAGPYLLVRNHREAVCYELPVAPERITSASTVAAGG; this is encoded by the coding sequence ATGAGCTTTCTCCGCGCCCTTCGCCGCTGGTTTCCCGCCGCGGTGGTCTTGCTCGTGCTGGCCCGCCTGCTGTGGGTTCGCCTCTTCGCACCCTGGCCCGGCCAGGAGAAGTTCACGCAGTCGGTGCTCGCCCTGCTGTTGGGCGGCATCGCCCTCTTCCTGTGGATGCTCCTCGCCTCCGGCTGGCGCTGGTGGGTGCGCCTCGGGTGGGTGGTGGCCCTGGTCGCCGTCTCGACTCTCGCCTTCGCCACCCTGCGGGTGACCGGCGTCACCGGCGATCTGGTGCCGATCTTCGACTGGCGCTGGGAGAGAACCGTGGCGGACGACGACAGCGCCGTACGGGCGGTGGACCGGAACGTCGATCCGCAGGACTTCGCGACCGTCTCCTTTCCGCAGTTCCTCGGCCCTGACCGCGACGCCACCCTCGCCGGCCCGCCTCTCGATGCGAATTGGCAGGCGCGCCCGCCGAAGCAAGTTTGGCGGCGGACGATGGGCGAGGGCTGGTCCGCCTTCGCGGTGGATCGCGGGCTGGCCGTCACCCAGGAACAGTATGGCGACGAGGAACACATCGTCGCCTACGAGCTGGCGAACGGCGAACCGGTGTGGTCCCACGGCGAGGCCGAGAAATACGAGAGCCCGGTGGCCGGCAACGGACCGCGTGCCACTCCCACCATCGCCGGCGAGCGGGTCTTCGCCATGGGCTCGACGGGTCGCCTGACGGCGGTCGACTTCCGCACCGGCGACCGCCTATGGAGCCGCCATCTCTACCGAGAAACGGGCGCACAACTACCGGACTGGGGGGTCGCCGCCTCGCCGCTGGCGATGGAGATCGCCGGCGAAGAGCTGGTGGTGGTGCCGGTGGGCACGTCGCCGGCCGGCGACGGCGGGTTGCTGATGGCGCTCGACGCCGCCACCGGCGAAACCCGCTGGCGCGGCGGCGAGGGCCGTTCCGGGTATGCCTCGCCGGTGCTCGTCACCCTCGCCGGCCGGCCGCAGATCCTGACCTTCAATGTCGCCAGCGCCACCGCCCACGATCCGGCGGACGGTCGCGTACTATGGCGGGTGGAGTGGTCCAAGGCGCAGCCCAACGTCGCCCAGCCGCTGGTGCTGCCGGGGGATCGCGTTCTGCTCTCCTCGGGCTACGGCATCGGCGCCAAGCTCTTCCGCATCGTCGCCGGTGCGGACGGTACCCTGACGCCCCAGCTCGAATGGGAGAGCCCGCGTCTCAAGGCCAAGTTCACGACCCTGGTGCATCACGCCGGCGCCGTCTTCGGCCTCGATGACGGCACTCTGGTGAGCCTCGACCCGGCCACCGGCGAGCGCCACTGGAAGCGCGGCCGCTACGGCCACGGCCAGACCTTGCTGGTGGGCGACCTGCTGGTGATCGTGAGCGAAAAGGGCGAGGTCGTGCTGGTGGCGGCAGACCCCGAGGAGTATCGCGAGCTGGCCCGCCTCGCGGCCGTCGAAGGCAAGACCTGGAACAACCCTGCGCTCGCCGGACCGTACTTGCTGGTGCGCAACCACCGCGAGGCGGTCTGCTACGAACTACCCGTCGCGCCCGAGCGGATCACCTCGGCGTCCACCGTAGCCGCTGGCGGTTAG
- a CDS encoding hotdog fold domain-containing protein, whose amino-acid sequence MAKANPSPGARALESWRRLSRRPGGKWLYSRLVSLTVPYTGSIGAKVESLEPGHVVVSLRDRRRVRNHLASIHAVALINLGEFTSGLAMLTGLPTSVRGIVTQLSGEFIKKARGRLMADCQCRPPEVRETADYPVVAEIRNADDEVVARVTTHWRLAPK is encoded by the coding sequence ATGGCCAAAGCGAATCCCTCACCGGGCGCCCGGGCGCTCGAGTCCTGGCGGCGCCTGAGCCGGCGACCCGGCGGTAAATGGCTCTACAGCCGTCTCGTTTCCCTGACCGTCCCCTACACCGGCTCCATTGGAGCGAAGGTCGAGTCCCTCGAGCCGGGACACGTCGTGGTGTCTCTGCGCGATCGCCGCAGGGTGCGCAACCATCTCGCCTCGATCCACGCCGTGGCGTTGATCAACCTGGGAGAGTTCACCAGCGGCCTGGCGATGCTGACCGGCCTGCCCACCAGTGTGCGCGGCATCGTCACGCAACTCTCCGGCGAGTTCATCAAGAAAGCGCGCGGCCGGCTGATGGCCGATTGCCAATGCCGTCCACCGGAAGTGCGCGAGACGGCCGACTACCCGGTGGTGGCGGAGATCCGCAACGCCGACGACGAGGTGGTGGCTCGGGTGACCACTCACTGGAGGCTGGCCCCCAAATGA
- a CDS encoding DUF2911 domain-containing protein yields the protein MSKRIYPGTAALVLLIALVATPLSAQVRGMPEVSPDAHVTQVVGVAKIKIAYHRPAVNDRDIFGALVPDGGVWRAGANENTTITFSAPAKVQGQSIGAGTYGLHMIPEGNDWTIIFSNNSTSWGSFSYDQAEDALRVTTTASKAPFTERLTFDFENLDNDSATVFLQWAETKIPFEVEFDTHGLALASMQNQLRSRAGFNFLGFTSAANYLVQNDIEHEQALAWADQALGMQRNFATVFTKSRVLRMMGQEAEAEAMMVEAVPLGNEGQVNFLGYQFMQAEDYDQAIEIFQKNVDDHPESWNVYDSLGEAYAAKGDTQRARNLYSKALEMAPDGQKPRIQGILDNMS from the coding sequence ATGAGCAAGAGAATCTACCCAGGAACCGCAGCCCTCGTGCTGCTCATCGCGTTGGTCGCCACCCCCCTGTCCGCTCAGGTCCGGGGCATGCCGGAAGTCAGCCCCGACGCCCATGTAACCCAGGTCGTCGGCGTGGCGAAGATCAAGATCGCCTACCACCGCCCGGCGGTCAACGACCGCGACATCTTCGGCGCCCTGGTGCCGGACGGCGGCGTGTGGCGGGCCGGCGCCAACGAGAACACCACCATCACCTTCAGTGCGCCGGCCAAGGTGCAGGGCCAGAGCATCGGCGCCGGCACCTACGGCCTGCACATGATCCCCGAGGGCAACGACTGGACGATCATCTTCAGCAACAACTCGACCTCTTGGGGCAGCTTCTCCTACGACCAGGCCGAGGACGCCCTGCGGGTCACCACCACCGCCTCCAAAGCGCCCTTCACCGAGCGCCTGACCTTCGACTTCGAGAACCTGGACAACGATTCGGCCACCGTGTTCCTGCAGTGGGCCGAAACGAAGATTCCCTTCGAAGTGGAGTTCGACACCCACGGGCTGGCCCTGGCATCGATGCAGAACCAACTCCGCTCGCGGGCAGGATTCAACTTCCTCGGCTTCACCTCCGCGGCCAACTACCTCGTCCAGAACGACATCGAGCACGAGCAGGCCCTCGCCTGGGCGGACCAGGCGCTCGGCATGCAGCGCAACTTCGCCACCGTATTCACCAAGTCGCGGGTGCTCCGCATGATGGGGCAAGAGGCCGAAGCCGAGGCGATGATGGTGGAAGCGGTGCCGCTGGGCAATGAAGGCCAGGTCAACTTCCTCGGCTACCAGTTCATGCAGGCCGAGGACTACGACCAAGCCATCGAGATCTTCCAGAAGAACGTCGACGACCACCCGGAGTCGTGGAATGTCTACGACAGTCTGGGCGAGGCCTACGCCGCCAAGGGCGACACCCAGAGGGCCCGGAACCTCTACTCGAAAGCCCTGGAAATGGCCCCGGATGGGCAGAAGCCTCGCATCCAGGGCATTCTCGACAACATGTCGTAG
- a CDS encoding alcohol dehydrogenase family protein, producing MRALTFQGVERLSWETVPDPSIRSPGDALVRVELAGLCGSDLHVYHGREAGLDVGTVMGHELVGEVVEVGAEVRSFRPADRVVSPFTTCCGACFYCRRGLTGRCSAGQLYGWVEGGEGLHGVQAEYARIPLADSTLVAVPAGLAPEVALFTGDILATGFFCAELAGCRPGEVAVVLGCGPVGLMAVVGARELGAERVLAVDSVPGRLALAEGFGAEGLDLGRGEESVVAAVGAATEGRGADAVLEAVGSPGASRLAIDLVRPGGSVAAVGVHTAPTFAFSPAEAYDKNLTFRTGRCPARAYMDRLLNLAVTGRYDLSAIVSHRMPLARGDEAYAMFAARTEGCTKVLLEPA from the coding sequence ATGCGAGCGTTGACCTTCCAAGGGGTAGAGCGGTTGTCCTGGGAAACGGTTCCGGATCCCTCGATCCGGTCACCGGGCGATGCGCTGGTGCGGGTCGAGTTGGCCGGCCTGTGCGGTTCGGATCTTCACGTGTATCACGGTCGCGAGGCGGGCCTCGATGTCGGTACGGTGATGGGCCACGAGCTGGTGGGGGAGGTGGTCGAAGTAGGCGCCGAGGTCCGCTCCTTTCGGCCGGCAGACCGAGTGGTCAGCCCGTTCACCACCTGCTGCGGAGCCTGCTTCTACTGCCGGCGGGGCCTGACCGGCCGCTGCTCCGCCGGCCAGCTCTACGGCTGGGTGGAGGGTGGAGAGGGCCTGCACGGCGTGCAGGCAGAGTACGCGCGGATACCGCTGGCGGACTCGACCCTGGTGGCGGTGCCGGCAGGTCTGGCGCCGGAGGTGGCCCTGTTCACCGGCGACATCCTGGCGACGGGATTCTTCTGCGCCGAGCTGGCCGGTTGCCGGCCCGGCGAGGTGGCGGTGGTGCTCGGCTGCGGCCCGGTGGGCCTGATGGCGGTGGTGGGCGCCCGGGAACTGGGGGCGGAGCGGGTGCTGGCGGTGGACTCGGTGCCCGGCCGTCTCGCCCTGGCCGAAGGCTTCGGCGCCGAGGGCCTCGATCTCGGTCGCGGTGAGGAGTCGGTGGTGGCGGCGGTCGGCGCCGCCACCGAAGGTCGCGGCGCCGACGCCGTGCTCGAAGCGGTGGGCAGTCCTGGAGCGAGCCGTCTGGCGATCGATCTGGTGCGACCGGGCGGTAGCGTGGCGGCGGTCGGCGTGCACACCGCACCGACCTTCGCCTTCAGTCCGGCGGAGGCTTACGACAAGAACCTCACCTTCCGCACCGGCCGCTGTCCGGCCCGGGCCTACATGGACCGGCTGCTGAATTTGGCCGTCACCGGTCGCTACGACCTGTCGGCGATCGTCTCCCACCGCATGCCCCTGGCGCGCGGTGACGAGGCCTACGCAATGTTCGCGGCGCGGACCGAGGGCTGCACCAAGGTACTGCTGGAACCGGCCTGA
- a CDS encoding DUF2191 domain-containing protein, protein MEISGELFDRAKETAQDEPTTLPSLIEQGLRQVLEGRRRSPEFELRDASVDGEGLAPEFREGIWERNRDASDYWRVLE, encoded by the coding sequence GTGGAAATCTCCGGCGAACTCTTTGACCGCGCCAAGGAGACCGCGCAGGACGAGCCGACGACGCTGCCCTCGCTTATCGAACAAGGTCTGAGGCAGGTGCTCGAAGGCCGCCGTCGTTCTCCGGAATTCGAGCTGCGCGATGCCAGCGTGGACGGTGAAGGGCTCGCTCCGGAGTTTCGAGAAGGCATCTGGGAGCGGAACCGCGATGCCAGCGACTACTGGCGCGTGCTCGAATGA
- a CDS encoding nitronate monooxygenase, with protein sequence MSDSPKPDAKAVTGDASVVDPDQIDTQRIVPVRYRSDEYPLLDTPLADHLGIEVPLICGPMYPCSNPDLVGAVSAAGGMGVLQPISLTYVHGHDFREGVRLIHRLAGGRPVGMNALIEKSSKLYHERMVQWIDIALEEGVRFFVTSLGNPAWVVEKVHAVGGVVYHDVTERKWAEKGAAGGVDGLIAVNNRAGGHAGQRTPAELLDEVADLGLPVVCAGGIGTEQNFVEALKLGYAGVQMGTRFIATEECRAADAYKQAILEADADDIVLSERITGVPVAVINTPYIEKMGLKAGPFARWMLRGRKRKHWMRTFYALKSIRQLKKASLDEEASREYWQAGKSADGVREIEPAGEIVQRFAGAAKGVASD encoded by the coding sequence ATGAGCGACTCTCCAAAGCCCGACGCCAAAGCAGTTACCGGGGACGCCTCGGTGGTCGATCCGGACCAGATCGACACGCAGAGGATCGTCCCGGTGCGCTATCGGTCGGACGAATACCCGCTCCTCGACACCCCCCTGGCGGACCACCTGGGGATCGAAGTACCGCTGATCTGCGGCCCCATGTACCCGTGCAGCAACCCGGATCTGGTGGGCGCCGTCTCCGCCGCCGGGGGGATGGGAGTCCTGCAGCCGATCTCCTTGACCTACGTTCACGGTCACGACTTCCGGGAAGGGGTGCGTCTGATCCACAGACTCGCCGGCGGCCGGCCGGTGGGGATGAACGCGCTGATCGAGAAATCCTCCAAGCTCTACCACGAGCGCATGGTGCAGTGGATCGACATCGCTCTGGAGGAAGGAGTGCGGTTCTTCGTCACCTCCCTCGGCAACCCCGCCTGGGTGGTGGAGAAGGTCCACGCCGTAGGCGGCGTCGTCTACCACGACGTCACCGAGCGCAAATGGGCCGAGAAGGGTGCCGCCGGAGGGGTGGACGGCCTGATCGCCGTCAACAACCGGGCCGGCGGCCACGCCGGCCAGCGCACCCCGGCGGAACTTCTCGACGAAGTCGCCGACCTCGGCCTGCCGGTGGTCTGCGCCGGCGGCATCGGTACCGAGCAAAACTTTGTCGAGGCCCTAAAGCTCGGCTACGCCGGCGTCCAGATGGGCACCCGGTTCATCGCTACCGAAGAGTGCCGCGCCGCCGACGCCTACAAACAAGCCATCCTCGAAGCCGACGCCGACGACATCGTCCTCTCCGAGCGCATCACCGGCGTGCCGGTGGCGGTGATCAACACCCCCTACATCGAAAAGATGGGCCTCAAAGCCGGCCCCTTCGCCCGCTGGATGCTGCGCGGCCGCAAGCGCAAACACTGGATGCGTACCTTCTACGCCTTGAAGTCCATCCGCCAGCTCAAAAAGGCGTCACTGGACGAGGAGGCGAGCCGCGAGTACTGGCAAGCAGGCAAGAGCGCCGATGGCGTGCGCGAGATCGAGCCGGCGGGGGAGATCGTTCAGCGGTTTGCGGGGGCGGCGAAGGGGGTCGCTTCCGACTGA
- a CDS encoding TAXI family TRAP transporter solute-binding subunit, which translates to MPRRILFLSFATLLALLLTLAGCGGDGDTNATGDSSGGDSNERRFLSVGTAPPGGTFFVVGGALAETLDQSGGASWRVTAEATKGTQENIRRLDRGELDLALANAAISYFAVRGEAAWEKPFEIRSLMTLAPNVALFVTPADSGVQTIADLAGRRVVIGPAGAGFEHFVNPILAAHDLTQDDLTPLSATQSGAVDLLTDGAADAAFLGGGVPTPSITQLSASREVRFLPFAPEIRQRLVTDYPFFAPATIAAGTYRGQTEAFEGLNVGSMHLIAAADLDEETAYRIVKTLWENRERVVERHAAGRAIRPEIVVRDVGTPFHPGAERYFREIGIWPEPSTGDSESEDPPTGES; encoded by the coding sequence ATGCCCCGAAGGATTCTCTTCCTCAGTTTCGCCACTCTGCTGGCTCTCTTGCTGACGCTGGCCGGTTGCGGTGGTGACGGCGATACCAACGCGACCGGTGACTCCAGCGGTGGCGACAGCAACGAACGCCGCTTTCTCTCCGTCGGCACGGCGCCACCGGGCGGTACCTTCTTCGTGGTGGGCGGCGCCTTGGCGGAGACTCTCGACCAGTCCGGTGGCGCATCCTGGCGGGTGACCGCCGAGGCCACCAAGGGCACCCAGGAGAACATCCGTCGTCTCGATCGCGGCGAGCTGGATCTGGCCCTCGCCAACGCCGCCATCAGCTACTTCGCAGTGCGCGGCGAGGCGGCCTGGGAAAAGCCCTTCGAGATCCGCTCGCTGATGACCCTGGCACCGAACGTCGCGCTGTTTGTCACCCCGGCGGACTCGGGGGTTCAGACGATCGCCGACCTCGCCGGCAGGCGGGTGGTGATCGGCCCCGCCGGCGCCGGCTTCGAGCACTTTGTGAATCCCATTCTCGCGGCCCACGACCTCACCCAGGACGACCTGACGCCGCTCTCCGCCACCCAGAGCGGCGCCGTCGATCTGTTGACCGACGGCGCCGCCGACGCGGCCTTTCTCGGCGGCGGCGTGCCGACGCCTTCCATCACCCAACTCTCTGCCTCGCGGGAGGTGCGCTTTCTGCCCTTCGCGCCGGAGATCCGGCAACGGCTGGTGACGGACTATCCGTTCTTCGCCCCGGCCACCATCGCCGCCGGCACCTACCGCGGCCAGACGGAGGCATTCGAGGGCCTGAATGTCGGTTCGATGCACCTCATCGCCGCGGCGGACCTCGACGAAGAAACCGCCTACCGCATCGTCAAGACCCTGTGGGAAAACCGCGAGCGGGTGGTCGAGCGCCATGCCGCCGGCCGCGCCATCCGTCCGGAGATCGTGGTGCGCGATGTCGGGACGCCCTTCCACCCGGGGGCCGAGCGCTACTTCCGGGAGATCGGCATCTGGCCCGAGCCGTCGACCGGTGACTCCGAGTCCGAAGATCCGCCCACCGGCGAGTCCTGA
- a CDS encoding TRAP transporter fused permease subunit has protein sequence MALSVFCLVEVNYPLLTPPGELAAFATLGVCIAFLKGKHVVGWVGAALFAAVGLFLFVQSEPLFEPLWLAGRTLGERAGAETSIDLWVGTVGLLLILVATVRTVGWPLPILAGIFLLYAVFGSSLPDALFPHRGYSWERIVGQTFLQSQGVFGVALQVMFRYVFLFLIFGAVLEATGATRWVLEGVRRLFRGRAGAPAKVAVLSSGLLGSLSGSAVANTATTGTFTIPMMRAGGFSRKVAAGLEAAASSGGALMPPVMGAGAYMMLEIIDPPVTYVEILRAALLPAVLYYLSLLLIVDGYSKRLALKGEKIASDAPPASGLDLAEDETEEGDSAEEDSRDSLWRYEGLLFLAGLGLLIGFLLSGVSVFRSVTVALAGVLLLSFFHRRTRFRWRGLARCFDGGARAGVALITAAAAVGVVIGVVTLTGLGTRLPAMILPLAADHLLLALAAIMVSAIILGMGLPSAVCYLLLATLVGPVLGQLGVPPLAAHLFIFYFGMMSMVTPPVALAAYAASSISGSGLLESGLAAFRFALAGFTLPYLFVFRPGLLMLTGSGEAASATTVAVSLLAALVAIVPLAAAVSGYLFGLLGPAARGALWLAALLALFPPASGVGFSLANGIGAALLVAVAVASWRQSRLVPT, from the coding sequence GTGGCCCTTTCGGTCTTCTGCCTGGTCGAGGTCAACTACCCGCTGCTCACCCCGCCGGGCGAGCTGGCGGCATTCGCCACCCTCGGGGTGTGCATTGCCTTCCTGAAAGGGAAGCATGTTGTCGGCTGGGTCGGAGCGGCGCTATTCGCCGCCGTCGGGCTCTTCCTGTTCGTCCAGAGCGAACCGCTGTTCGAGCCCCTGTGGCTCGCCGGCCGGACCCTCGGTGAGCGGGCCGGCGCCGAAACCTCCATCGACCTCTGGGTCGGCACCGTCGGCCTGCTGTTGATCCTCGTCGCCACGGTGCGCACGGTGGGCTGGCCCCTGCCCATCCTGGCCGGCATCTTCCTGCTCTACGCGGTCTTCGGCAGCTCCCTACCGGATGCTCTGTTCCCCCATCGCGGCTACTCCTGGGAACGCATCGTCGGCCAGACCTTCCTGCAGAGCCAGGGGGTCTTCGGTGTCGCTCTGCAGGTGATGTTTCGCTATGTCTTTCTGTTTTTGATCTTCGGCGCGGTGCTCGAAGCCACCGGCGCCACCCGCTGGGTGCTCGAGGGGGTGCGGCGGCTGTTCCGCGGCCGAGCCGGCGCGCCGGCCAAGGTGGCGGTGCTGTCGAGCGGACTCCTGGGCTCCCTCTCCGGTAGCGCCGTCGCCAACACCGCCACCACCGGCACCTTCACCATCCCGATGATGCGCGCCGGCGGTTTCAGCCGCAAGGTGGCGGCGGGCCTCGAAGCGGCGGCTTCCTCCGGAGGAGCACTGATGCCGCCGGTGATGGGCGCCGGCGCCTACATGATGCTGGAGATCATCGATCCGCCGGTGACCTACGTGGAGATCCTGCGGGCGGCACTGCTGCCGGCGGTGCTCTACTACCTGTCGCTCCTGTTGATCGTCGACGGCTACTCGAAGCGGCTGGCCCTCAAGGGTGAGAAAATCGCTTCCGATGCTCCACCGGCCTCAGGCCTCGACCTCGCCGAGGACGAAACCGAAGAGGGCGACTCCGCCGAAGAGGACTCCCGCGACAGCCTGTGGCGTTACGAGGGCTTGCTGTTCCTCGCCGGACTCGGGCTACTGATCGGCTTTCTGCTCTCCGGGGTGAGCGTCTTCCGCTCGGTCACGGTGGCGCTGGCGGGCGTTCTGTTGCTCTCTTTCTTCCACCGGCGCACCCGCTTCCGCTGGCGCGGCCTCGCCCGCTGCTTCGACGGGGGAGCCCGCGCCGGCGTCGCCCTGATCACCGCCGCCGCCGCCGTCGGGGTGGTGATCGGCGTGGTCACCCTGACCGGCCTCGGTACCCGCCTGCCGGCGATGATCCTGCCGCTCGCGGCGGACCACCTGCTGCTCGCCCTGGCGGCGATCATGGTGTCCGCCATCATTCTCGGCATGGGCCTGCCGTCGGCGGTCTGCTACCTGCTGCTGGCAACGCTGGTGGGGCCGGTTCTGGGGCAACTCGGCGTGCCGCCGCTAGCGGCACATCTGTTCATCTTCTACTTCGGGATGATGTCGATGGTCACTCCGCCGGTGGCCCTGGCCGCTTATGCCGCCAGCTCCATCTCCGGCTCCGGCCTGCTCGAAAGCGGGCTGGCGGCCTTCCGCTTCGCCCTCGCCGGCTTCACCCTGCCCTACCTGTTCGTCTTCCGGCCGGGCCTGCTGATGCTCACCGGCAGCGGCGAGGCGGCCTCGGCGACCACCGTTGCCGTCTCCCTACTGGCCGCCCTCGTCGCCATCGTGCCGCTGGCCGCCGCGGTCTCCGGCTACCTGTTCGGTCTCCTCGGCCCCGCCGCGCGGGGAGCGCTCTGGCTCGCCGCCCTCCTCGCCCTCTTCCCACCGGCTTCCGGTGTTGGTTTCTCCCTCGCCAACGGCATCGGCGCCGCCCTGCTCGTGGCCGTCGCCGTCGCGAGTTGGCGTCAGAGCCGTCTCGTACCCACGTAG